In Chloracidobacterium sp., the following proteins share a genomic window:
- the groL gene encoding chaperonin GroEL (60 kDa chaperone family; promotes refolding of misfolded polypeptides especially under stressful conditions; forms two stacked rings of heptamers to form a barrel-shaped 14mer; ends can be capped by GroES; misfolded proteins enter the barrel where they are refolded when GroES binds), whose translation MAKQVIHGEESRAAILRGVNQLADAVKVTLGPKGRNVVIDKKFGSPTITKDGVTVAKEIELKDTLENMGAQMVREVASKTSDVAGDGTTTATVLAQAIIKEGVRTVAAGANPMALKRGIDKAVEKVVEAVHSQAKPVAGDAIAQVGTVSANGDKTIGTIIAEAMDKVGKDGVITVEESKTMETLLEVVEGMQFDRGYLSPYFVTDADRMEAVLEEPYLLIHEKKISNMRDLLPILEQVAKMGRPMLIIAEDVEGEALATLVVNKLRGTLNVAAVKAPGFGDRRKAMLEDIATLTGGKVISEDLGIKLEAITLEDLGKAKKVTIDKDNTTIVEGAGAGEAIDGRVKTIRNQIDETSSDYDREKLQERLAKLVGGVAVIKVGAATETEMKEKKARVEDAMHATRAAVEEGIVAGGGVSLVRAAKALDGFEGDDTDETVGANIVRRALEEPLRQIAGNAGMEGAVVVEKVAGGDNHFGFNAATEQYEDLVAAGVIDPAKVTRTALQNAASIAGLMLTTEAMIADIPEDKADPMAGMGGMGGGMGMGM comes from the coding sequence ATGGCAAAACAAGTTATTCACGGAGAAGAATCACGCGCCGCTATCCTGCGTGGTGTCAACCAGTTGGCTGATGCGGTGAAAGTGACGCTTGGCCCTAAGGGCCGCAACGTCGTTATCGACAAGAAATTCGGTTCACCGACTATCACCAAAGACGGTGTGACGGTGGCGAAAGAGATCGAGCTCAAAGACACGCTCGAGAACATGGGCGCGCAGATGGTGAGAGAAGTCGCGAGCAAGACCTCCGACGTAGCCGGTGACGGCACGACGACGGCGACGGTGCTGGCGCAGGCGATCATCAAAGAAGGCGTCCGCACAGTCGCCGCGGGTGCAAACCCGATGGCCCTCAAGCGCGGCATCGACAAGGCCGTTGAGAAAGTCGTCGAGGCCGTTCACAGCCAGGCGAAGCCCGTTGCTGGCGATGCTATCGCGCAGGTCGGCACGGTTTCGGCGAATGGCGACAAGACGATCGGCACGATCATCGCTGAGGCGATGGACAAGGTCGGCAAAGACGGCGTAATCACCGTCGAGGAATCAAAGACGATGGAAACGCTCCTCGAGGTTGTCGAGGGAATGCAGTTTGACCGCGGCTATCTGTCGCCGTACTTCGTCACGGACGCCGACCGCATGGAGGCCGTGCTCGAAGAGCCTTACCTGCTGATCCACGAGAAAAAGATCTCGAACATGCGCGACCTTCTGCCGATCCTGGAGCAGGTTGCCAAGATGGGCCGTCCGATGTTGATCATCGCCGAGGATGTCGAGGGCGAGGCTCTCGCAACCTTGGTTGTTAATAAACTGAGAGGAACCCTCAACGTGGCCGCTGTCAAAGCGCCGGGCTTTGGTGACCGCCGCAAGGCAATGCTCGAAGACATCGCGACGCTCACGGGCGGCAAGGTCATCAGCGAGGACCTCGGCATCAAGCTCGAGGCGATCACGCTCGAGGACCTGGGCAAGGCCAAGAAGGTCACGATCGACAAGGACAACACGACGATCGTCGAGGGTGCAGGTGCAGGCGAGGCCATTGACGGCCGTGTCAAGACCATTCGCAACCAGATCGACGAAACCTCGTCCGACTACGACCGCGAGAAGCTGCAAGAGCGTCTTGCCAAGCTCGTCGGCGGCGTCGCCGTCATCAAGGTCGGTGCTGCCACCGAGACCGAGATGAAGGAGAAAAAGGCCCGTGTCGAAGACGCGATGCACGCCACGCGTGCCGCGGTCGAGGAAGGCATCGTCGCCGGCGGCGGCGTGTCGCTCGTTCGTGCAGCCAAGGCCCTTGACGGTTTCGAAGGCGACGACACTGACGAGACGGTCGGTGCCAACATCGTTCGCCGTGCTCTCGAGGAGCCGCTTCGCCAGATCGCCGGCAACGCCGGTATGGAAGGCGCGGTCGTCGTCGAAAAGGTCGCTGGTGGTGACAACCACTTCGGCTTTAACGCCGCGACCGAGCAGTACGAAGACCTCGTCGCCGCAGGCGTCATCGACCCGGCCAAAGTAACGCGCACCGCGCTGCAAAACGCCGCCTCGATCGCCGGCCTCATGCTCACCACCGAAGCCATGATCGCCGACATCCCCGAGGACAAAGCCGACCCCATGGCCGGCATGGGCGGCATGGGCGGCGGAATGGGCATGGGAATGTAG